In Penaeus chinensis breed Huanghai No. 1 chromosome 19, ASM1920278v2, whole genome shotgun sequence, a single genomic region encodes these proteins:
- the LOC125035082 gene encoding uncharacterized protein LOC125035082, with the protein MHRIAISTTRPWLCSCSCNLQVFDLTMQNTVVRYGTFSRQRLLVSNSYFVINPSWKGIELNRTNVRCMSTSRQPPDSQDPKKDVRSSDANRLRKEDMNNNKFKFEKVFSLIYEKGHQFQSYGDTLKQKMETSKALLTSKIERKEGEKWKDTFNRWYENYQDFVGITDLKKAQDKVTELSETLLETQSKRREFQVEIEKLQENLIINQQRITKTELYSDEHYTLFDEAREMNASLKTLRGEFQICERLERDTFSQLSAAIRDCHERERFQAEQSKYWSIIASLVSAALASIITSINNWVRIREVKEHVSTNSKQLMAGYIQLHSDVISSISEKLNTASTITTDDKSNQTDIPRAQSSTTQSKTVVHQASEKQSSQSAFKNELAHLTNSVGSVKKDIDKLITDVGSLKESMSALIKAEEQTIKSHVASLLSKERKLLSKQINSQLESVFAKVFLTSENNGGETLLIDEESRNSLPLTLDDRGKPEIYVVEYSYYQIFTFMAVGAGIGMSFAAILSKLFSNG; encoded by the exons ATGCATCGGATTGCAATATCAACTACAAGGCCTTGGCTGTGCAGCTGCTCCTGTAACTTGCAAGTCTTTGATCTCACAATGCAAAATACAGTTGTCAGGTATGGCACTTTCTCAAGGCAGCGATTACTTGTAAGCAACTCCTACTTTGTCATCAATCCCTCATGGAAAGGCATTGAACTCAACAGGACAAATGTGCGTTGTATGTCTACATCAAGACAACCTCCTGACTCCCAAGATCCAAAGAAAGATGTGCGCAGCTCAGATGCCAACAGGCTGAGAAAGgaagatatgaataataacaaatttaAGTTTGAGAAGGTTTTTAGCCTCATTTATGAAAAGGGACATCAATTTCAATCTTATGGAGATACTTTAAAACAGAAGATGGAGACAAGCAAGGCTTTATTGACctcaaaaatagaaagaaaggagggagagaaatggaaagatacATTTAACCGGTGGTATGAAAATTATCAAGATTTCGTTGGAATTACCGACCTTAAAAAAGCTCAGGACAAAGTCACTGAG TTATCAGAAACTCTTCTGGAGACGCAGAGCAAAAGGAGAGAATTTCAAGTTGAAATTGAGAAACTTCAGGAGAACCTCATCATCAATCAGCAGCGTATTACTAAGACGGAGCTCTACTCAGATGAGCATTACACACTATTTGATGAG GCTAGAGAGATGAATGCAAGTTTAAAGACACTGCGTGGGGAATTTCAAATATGTGAGCGCTTAGAACGAGATACCTTTAGCCAGCTCTCAGCTGCTATCCGTGACTGTCATGAAAGAGAACGGTTTCAGGCGGAACAGAGCAAGTATTG GTCAATTATTGCATCATTGGTATCAGCAGCTCTTGCATCGATCATCACGTCCATCAATAATTGGGTGAGAATCCGGGAAGTGAAGGAGCATGTAAGCACCAACAGCAAACAGCTGATGGCTGGGTATATTCAGTTGCACAGTGATGTTATCAGTAGCATCTCAGAAAAGCTGAATACTGCTAGCACCATAACCACTGATGATAAGAGCAACCAAACAGATATTCCAAGAGCACAGTCTAGTACTACTCAAAGCAAGACAGTTGTTCATCAAGCATCTGAAAAACAAAGTTCCCAAAGTGCATTTAAAAATGAACTGGCACATTTAACAAATTCAGTTGGCAGTGTTAAAAAAGACATAGACAAGCTAATAACAGATGTTGGGTCACTGAAAGAGAGCATGTCTGCATTAATCAAGGCTGAAGAACAAACCATTAAGAGTCATGTTGCCTCTCTCTTGTCTAAAGAAAGGAAGCTTCTTTCCAAACAGATAAACTCTCAGTTAGAATCAGTATTTGCTAAGGTATTTCTGACATCAGAAAATAATGGGGGGGAAACACTGTTAATAGACGAAGAATCCAGGAATTCCCTTCCTCTTACTTTAGATGACCGAGGAAAGCCAGAAATATATGTTGTTGAGTATAGCTACTATCAAATTTTTACATTTATGGCAGTTGGAGCAGGTATAGGGATGTCATTTGCAGCTATTCTGTCTAAATTGTTTTCAAATGGGTAA